The Morganella morganii sequence GGCTTAGGAGCCCATCTCAGCTTACTTTTGACTCGCCGGGAAATTGCTCTGTCAACCAGCAAAAATATGCTGAGATAGGCTCTTCTCGCCAAACCCAAGATCCTCAAAGGTGGCGTAGTATACGCTTTCCGGCGCAAACGCTCAAGACCCGAACAGTAAAGATCGTGTGTTTCTGCGAAAAAAACTGCTCAGATCAGCTCGTGTTCTGCAAACGAAAACATATTGAATTTCCCGATAATCAGGTGATCCAACACGTTAATCCCCACCAACTCACATGCCTGAACAATTTTTTTTGTCAGCAGACGGTCAGCCCGGCTGGGGTTTTCGTTACCGGAGGGGTGATTATGCGCCAGAATCACAGAAACTGCATTCACTTTGAGCGCCAGGCGCAAAATCTCTCTGGGATGTACTTCCACACAGTTTACCGTCCCTGAAAACATCTCCTCGTAACGTATAAGTTGGTTCTGATTATTGAGAAAAAGTACTGCAAAGACTTCCCGCTCCTGCCCGGCCATCCGCTGGTTAAGATACGCCTTTACAGTACAGGCACTGCTGAGAAATTGCGTTTCCTGAAACTGACTGCTGAAATAGCGCCTGGACAACTCGACAATCGCCTGCATCTGGCAAAACTTACTGTCCCCTATCCCGGGCAGAGGCTTAAACTCCTCATACCCTGCTGTCAGCAACCGGTGCAGTGACCCGAAGACGTCCAGCAGATACTCCGCAAACTGCCGCACCGGCCGCTCACGGGTACCGGTACGCAAAAAAATAGCCAGCAGTTCTGAATCACTCAGAACAGATGCCCCGTAAGCAATCAGTTTTTCTCTCGGCATCAGTGCCGTATTTCCGGTTATGTTATCCATTTTTCCCCCGCCGTTTTCTCTGCTTTACCGGAAAAAGTATGTCAGTACCGGCGGTTTTTTCGCATAAAACACGCCATTTTTGCGAGACGCGCCGAAGAAAAAACATTATTTAGCTGGATAAATACACAGCACCCTACCTATACGGCGGTGTTGTGGTAAAATCGCGTATCTCCGAAAAATAACTGGATAAAACACAATGTCCGAACTGACAGGAAAACAGATAGTTCTGGGTATCAGTGGTGGTATCGCAGCCTATAAAGCCCCTGAGATTGTCCGCCGTCTGCGTGACCGGGGTGCGGTTGTCCGTGTCGCCATGACACCTGCGGCAACCGCATTTATCACCCCGCTGACACTCCAGGCCGTTTCCGGCTTCCCGGTGGCCGAAAGCGTTCTTGACCCGGCTGCAGAAGCGGCAATGGGTCATATTGAGCTGGGGAAATGGGCGGATCTCATTATTCTCGCGCCCGCCACGGCTGACCTGATTGCCCGCCTGAGCGCCGGCATGGCAAATGACCTGGTCACCACTATCTGCCTGGCATCTGATGCCACTATTGCCGTTTCACCGGCCATGAACCAGCAGATGTACCGCGCACAGACCACTCAGGAAAATCTCGCGCACCTGGAACAGCTCGGTTTTGCGGTCTGGGGACCGGACAGCGGCAGCCAGGCCTGCGGTGATGTTGGTCCGGGACGCATGCTGGATCCGTCAGAGATAGTCTCACGGGCAGAACAGCACTTCCGTAAAAAACAGGATATGTCCGGCATCCGTCTGGCCATTACCGCCGGGCCGACGCGCGAAGCACTCGACCCGGTGCGTTTTATCAGCAATCACAGCTCCGGCAAAATGGGTTTTGCCATTGCAGCGGCTGCCGCAGCACGCGGCGCGGATGTCACACTGATTGCCGGGCCTGTCACACTACCGACACCAGCGGGTGTTAAACGTATTGATGTCAGCAGTGCCTGTGAAATGAATGATGCCGCACAGAAAACAGCCCCGCAGCAGGATATTTTTATCGGCTGTGCTGCCGTCGCGGATTACCGCGCCAAAGCGGTTGCGCCTGAGAAAATTAAAAAACAGGGCGACGAAATCACCTTCACGATGGTGAAAAATCCGGATGTGATCGCCGGTGTCGGTGCACTGGAAAAAAACCGGCCATTTGTGATTGGATTTGCAGCTGAAACCCAAAATGTGGAAGAATACGCGCGCGGCAAGTTGGTGAAAAAGCAGCTCGATATGATTTGCGCCAATGACGTTTCTGTTGAAAACCAAGGCTTTAACAGTGATAACAATGCCCTGCATCTGTACTGGCATACCGGCGATATCAGCTTACCGAACATGAGCAAATCCGAGCTCAGCCACCATTTACTGGACGAAATACTGAAACACTATGACCAAAAAAATCGACATTAAGATTCTTGATCCGCGCATCGGCGGGGAATTTCCGTTACCGGCCTACGCCACGCCGGGTTCTGCGGGTCTGGACTTACGTGCCTGCCTGGATGAAGCCACTGAACTGAAGCCGGGCCAGACACTGTTACTGCCGACCGGCCTTGCCGTCCATATTGCAGACCCGTCCCTGGCGGCAATGGTACTGCCGCGTTCCGGCCTCGGCCACAAACATGGCGTGGTTCTCGGCAACCTGGTGGGCTTAATCGACTCTGATTATCAGGGACAACTGATGGTATCCGTCTGGAACCGTGGCGACACCACCTTCACGATTGAACCGGGCGAACGTATCGCACAGATGATTATCGTTCCTGTTGTTCAGGCTGAATTCAATATTGTTGAAGAATTTACCGAAAGCGAGCGCGGAGCCGGCGGATTTGGCCATTCAGGCCGTCAATAATACTAATAACGCCGTTATTTCCGTCGCTTTTCTGACAGCAGTACTGGTGTACGGCTGTCAGTCGGCAGATTTGTTTTTGCGTTAACGCAGGGGTTTTATCTGACATGGCAGAAAGTACAAAAAAGAAGAACAGGCGCGAGGAGATCCTGCAGGCGCTTGCGCTGATGCTTGAGTCCAGTGACGGCAGTCAGCGTATAACAACCGCCAAACTTGCCGCCAGTGTGGGTGTTTCAGAAGCAGCGCTCTATCGTCATTTTTCCAGCAAAACAAAAATGTTCGACAGCCTGATCGTATTTATTGAGGACTCACTGATTTCGCGGATAAACCTCATCCTTCAGGATGAAAAAGAGACTATCTCGCGGATAAAACTGATTCTGATGCTGATTCTGGGATTCTCGGAAAAGAACCCCGGCCTGACCCGTATCATGACCGGTCACGCACTGATGTTTGAGCAGGATAAATTACAGAGCAGAATTAATCAGTTGTATGAACGAATCGAAGCTCAGTTGCGTCAGGTCTTAAAAGAAAAGCGGATCCGTGACGGCAGCGGTTTTACTTATGACGAAAGCCTGTTAGCATCTCAGTTGCTCGCCTTTTGCGAAGGCATGCTGTCCCGTTTTGTACGCTCAGAATTTAAGTACCGGCCAACACAGGAATTTGAAGCCCGCTGGCCGCTGATCCTTGCACAACTTCAGTAATACCGTTTTTAGTTAAACTACTCACCCCGCCCGTTTTATTGGGCGAGGGCTTTTTTTTTGCCTGCTGTCCGGCTCAGATCTCAATCCCGTACTGCTCACGGTAAGCCCGTACAGCCTGTAAATGGCTGTCCATCTGCGGATCTTCCGCCAGATAGCTGATTAAATCATTCAGTGTGATAATGGAAAATACCTGACAACCGTAATCGCGCTCCACTTCCTGGACGGCGGATAACTCGCCTTTGCCTTTTTCCTGACGATCAAGACTCAGCATCACACCGGTAAGCGAAGCATTGTTTTGTCTGATGATTTCCATCGACTCACGGATCGCCGTTCCGGCGGTGATCACATCATCCACCACCACAATCCGTCCGCTCAGCGGGCTGCCGACCAATGTTCCGCCTTCCCCGTGATCTTTGGCTTCCTTACGGTTAAAACAGTACGGCATATCAAGATCATGATGCTCGGCCAGTGCGACGGCTGTCGTCGTTGCAATCGGAATACCCTTGTAGGCAGGCCCGAACAGGACATCATACTGTACGCCGCTGTCGCATAATGCTGCCGCATAAAAGCGTCCGAGCAGTGCCAAATCCCGCCCTGTATTGAATAACCCGGCATTGAAGAAATACGGGCTTTTCCGGCCGGATTTCAGCGTAAATTCACCAAATTTCAGTACCTGTTTTTTCATCGCAAGTTCAATAAATTCGCGCTGATAAGCTTTCATCGGGATCTCCTGATTCTGATTGACGGATAACGTGCCTGAATCACAGGCATAAAAAAGGCGACTATCACGTCGCCTTCTGATTAATTTTCTAATGCCGCCTTCTGAGCGGAGAAAATGGTTTCCAGCCCGCCTCTTGCGAGGGCCAGTAACGACAACAACTCATCATGACTGAACGGCGCACCTTCTGCCGTACCCTGGACTTCAATCATCCGTCCGTCATCAATCATGACCACATTCATATCGGTTTCTGCCGCAGAATCCTCGACATATTCCAGATCACAACGCGGCTCGCCGTCCACGATACCGACAGAAACGGCGGCAACCATGGATTTCAGCGGGCTGGCTTTCAGCTGACCTTTCGCGACCATCTGATTCAGGGCATCAGCCAGTGCCACACAGGCGCCACTGATCGCAGCGGTACGGGTACCGCCGTCAGCCTGGATAACATCACAGTCGAGGGTGATGGTGAACTCGCCCAGTTTGGTCAGATCAACCGCAGCACGCAGTGAACGTGCGATCAGGCGCTGGATTTCCATTGTGCGGCCGGTCTGTTTGCCACGGGCGGCCTCGCGGGCATTACGGGAATTGGTTGCGCGCGGCAGCATGCCGTATTCGGCTGTGATCCAGCCCTGTCCCTGACCTTTCAGGAAACGCGGTACACCTTCTTCAACGGAGGCATTACATAACACTTTAGTGTCACCGAACTCGACCAGCACAGAGCCTTCGGCATGTTTGGTATAATGACGGGTGATAGTAATAGGACGCACCTGGTCTGTTCCCCGGCCAGCGGGACGTGATGACTGACTCATAGTGATTCTCCGGTTCAGTTAACTGTTGGGGGCGCATTATACGGCTTAAACCGGTGAATGCCTATGCCTTAACACCATAACAGCGCTATAATCAGAGCAATAAATCCATCACAGGACAGATATCATGATCCGTAGTATGACCGCGTTTGCCCGTCAGGAAGTCAAACGCCCGTGGGGCACTGCCGCATGGGAACTCCGCTCTGTTAACCAGCGCTACCTTGAAACCTACATCCGCCTGCCGGAACAGCTCCGCAGCCTGGAGCCGGTGATCCGCGAGCGTCTGCGTCAGCGTCTGACCCGTGGTAAAGTTGAGTGTAACCTCCGCTTTGACCTGAGCAGTAACGCGCAAAGCGGGCTGAATATGAATGAAGACCTGGCAAAACAGCTGGTTGCTGCCGCAAACTGGGTTAAAAACTACAGTCACGAAGGGGAAATCAATCCGCTGGAAATTCTGCGCTGGCCGGGTGTGATGTCCGCACAGGAGCAGGATCTGGACACCATCAGTGAAGAACTGCTGGCCGCTCTCGATAACACCATCACCGCCTTTATCGATGCCCGCGAACGTGAAGGTGCGGCACTGAAGACCTTAATCGAACAGCGCCTCGACGGTGTAACCGAAGAAGTCCGCAAAGTCCGTGCACAGATGCCGGATATCCTGTTATGGCAGCGTGAGCGCCTGCAGAGCAAACTGGATGACGCACAGATTCAGGTCGATCCGAACCGCCTCGAGCAGGAACTGATCCTGCTGGCACAGCGCATTGACGTGGCGGAAGAGTTAGATCGCCTCGATGCCCATGTGAAAGAAACCCATAATATCCTGAAGAAGAAAGAGGCCGTCGGCCGCCGTCTGGACTTTATGATGCAGGAGTTCAACCGCGAATCGAACACCCTCGCCTCAAAATCCATCAATGCCGATATCACCAGTTCAGCGATTGAACTGAAAGTGCTGATTGAGCAGATGCGTGAGCAAATTCAGAATATTGAGTAACGCTTCACAGTAACTCAGTACACATCCATAAGCCGGCTGATGCTCTGTATCCGCCGGTTTTTTTATTGTCAGAACAATACTCAATGGTACTCATGAGGACAAAATGAACAGTACTAGGCACTCTCCGCAATATATTGAATTAATGGATGTCATTGTTTCATACAAAAACTGAAACACGCCTGCTGCAGAAAATCCGCAGTGAAAAAATGTCAGATAAAGAAAAAGAAAACTTGTATAAAGAACTCACTGATGTTCAGAAAAACAGGAAATTTGGTAAATCAGTTACTGTCTTCAAAAAAGTGTGGAAAATCATGGTAGCGTATTCTTTCTTTGCCGTTTCTCTTATTGTTATAGTTGATACTTATTGGGAAAATATCGTTAAACCACTTTTTTATCTTTTTCCGGGGGCTTTTCGTGGCGCCGGGTCTCGGTGCACTGCTCGCCGCGTCTGCCACGGCTTACGATATCGTTAAATGGTGCGGGGCACTTTATCTGCTCTGGCTGGGTATTCAGTTAATTCTGCACCCCCGTCAATCATTCAGTACAACACAAGGGGATATTTTATGTCTCTTTCCTGCCGCAGTTTATTCCTGCCGGACAGCCGCTGATAGCCCGGACATTTCTGCTCGTCACTATTCATGTGGTTATCGGTACGCTCTGGTCATTGACTCTGATTATGATGACCGGTTACGCCTCACGCCTGCTGAAATCACGGCGCTTTATCCGGTGGATGGATCGCCTGACCGGCGGACTTTTTATGTTTTTTGCCGTGAAGCTGGCACTCAGTCACCGGTAAGTCCGTATACTGACAGCCCGCTGAGATAAGCGGGCTGTCAGG is a genomic window containing:
- the radC gene encoding RadC family protein → MDNITGNTALMPREKLIAYGASVLSDSELLAIFLRTGTRERPVRQFAEYLLDVFGSLHRLLTAGYEEFKPLPGIGDSKFCQMQAIVELSRRYFSSQFQETQFLSSACTVKAYLNQRMAGQEREVFAVLFLNNQNQLIRYEEMFSGTVNCVEVHPREILRLALKVNAVSVILAHNHPSGNENPSRADRLLTKKIVQACELVGINVLDHLIIGKFNMFSFAEHELI
- the coaBC gene encoding bifunctional phosphopantothenoylcysteine decarboxylase/phosphopantothenate--cysteine ligase CoaBC, which encodes MSELTGKQIVLGISGGIAAYKAPEIVRRLRDRGAVVRVAMTPAATAFITPLTLQAVSGFPVAESVLDPAAEAAMGHIELGKWADLIILAPATADLIARLSAGMANDLVTTICLASDATIAVSPAMNQQMYRAQTTQENLAHLEQLGFAVWGPDSGSQACGDVGPGRMLDPSEIVSRAEQHFRKKQDMSGIRLAITAGPTREALDPVRFISNHSSGKMGFAIAAAAAARGADVTLIAGPVTLPTPAGVKRIDVSSACEMNDAAQKTAPQQDIFIGCAAVADYRAKAVAPEKIKKQGDEITFTMVKNPDVIAGVGALEKNRPFVIGFAAETQNVEEYARGKLVKKQLDMICANDVSVENQGFNSDNNALHLYWHTGDISLPNMSKSELSHHLLDEILKHYDQKNRH
- the dut gene encoding dUTP diphosphatase, coding for MTKKIDIKILDPRIGGEFPLPAYATPGSAGLDLRACLDEATELKPGQTLLLPTGLAVHIADPSLAAMVLPRSGLGHKHGVVLGNLVGLIDSDYQGQLMVSVWNRGDTTFTIEPGERIAQMIIVPVVQAEFNIVEEFTESERGAGGFGHSGRQ
- the slmA gene encoding nucleoid occlusion factor SlmA, with translation MAESTKKKNRREEILQALALMLESSDGSQRITTAKLAASVGVSEAALYRHFSSKTKMFDSLIVFIEDSLISRINLILQDEKETISRIKLILMLILGFSEKNPGLTRIMTGHALMFEQDKLQSRINQLYERIEAQLRQVLKEKRIRDGSGFTYDESLLASQLLAFCEGMLSRFVRSEFKYRPTQEFEARWPLILAQLQ
- the pyrE gene encoding orotate phosphoribosyltransferase, with product MKAYQREFIELAMKKQVLKFGEFTLKSGRKSPYFFNAGLFNTGRDLALLGRFYAAALCDSGVQYDVLFGPAYKGIPIATTTAVALAEHHDLDMPYCFNRKEAKDHGEGGTLVGSPLSGRIVVVDDVITAGTAIRESMEIIRQNNASLTGVMLSLDRQEKGKGELSAVQEVERDYGCQVFSIITLNDLISYLAEDPQMDSHLQAVRAYREQYGIEI
- the rph gene encoding ribonuclease PH, yielding MSQSSRPAGRGTDQVRPITITRHYTKHAEGSVLVEFGDTKVLCNASVEEGVPRFLKGQGQGWITAEYGMLPRATNSRNAREAARGKQTGRTMEIQRLIARSLRAAVDLTKLGEFTITLDCDVIQADGGTRTAAISGACVALADALNQMVAKGQLKASPLKSMVAAVSVGIVDGEPRCDLEYVEDSAAETDMNVVMIDDGRMIEVQGTAEGAPFSHDELLSLLALARGGLETIFSAQKAALEN
- a CDS encoding YicC/YloC family endoribonuclease, whose amino-acid sequence is MIRSMTAFARQEVKRPWGTAAWELRSVNQRYLETYIRLPEQLRSLEPVIRERLRQRLTRGKVECNLRFDLSSNAQSGLNMNEDLAKQLVAAANWVKNYSHEGEINPLEILRWPGVMSAQEQDLDTISEELLAALDNTITAFIDAREREGAALKTLIEQRLDGVTEEVRKVRAQMPDILLWQRERLQSKLDDAQIQVDPNRLEQELILLAQRIDVAEELDRLDAHVKETHNILKKKEAVGRRLDFMMQEFNRESNTLASKSINADITSSAIELKVLIEQMREQIQNIE